GAACTGATAGAAATAAAATTATTTATGAAGTTAATGATTTATTAGCAAATGAAATAAGATATAATGCCATGAGTGAGTTACACAATCCTTACGGTGATGGAAAAGCTTGTGAGCGTATTGTTAATTTCATTAATTCTTTATAATCAATCATTTAATGGATATTAATGCAAAGTTTAAAAGCATTTTATCTTCTGATATTAACAAGAAGATATTTTCTCATAGTATATGGATATTGTTAGGAAATACTATATCTAAATTCACACTTCTTGTAGCTACTATTCTAATGGCTCGATATTTAGGTAAAAGTGAATATGGGCAGTTTGGAATCATTAAGTCAACTATTTTAATGTTTGCGATGTTTGCAGGATTGGAATTGGGTATAACTGCGACAAAGTATATTTCTGAATATAGATTAAAAGATAAAATAAAAGTAGAGAAAATCGTAGGATTGTCAAATTTATTTGCAATATTAATTAGCATTACAATCTCTTTGTTAGTTTATCTTTTTTCTAAAAACATTGCGGTACAAATCAATGCACCCAATCTATATAAAGAAATTCAGATAAGTTCATTTGTTTTGTTTTTTTCATCTCTAAATGGCATACAAAACGGAATATTAGCAGGAATAGAAAAATTTAAGCAATTGTCTATAAACAATGCTATTGCTGGATTTTTATCATCAATATTTTTAGTAATTGCTGCAAAATATTTTGGATTATATGTTGTTGTGATTGCTTTTGGTACCAATTTTTTATTGTTATTTATATTGAATTTTATTACATTAAGAAAATGTTTTTATTCAAGTTTTAATATTGCAATTTTTAATAAAGATAATTTTTCAGAGTTAGAAGTTTTATGGAAGTTCAGCTTACCCGCAATTCTTGCAGGTTTACTTGTTGGGCCGGTGACTTGGTATTGTAATTATCTTTTAGTAAATCAGCAAGGAGGTTACGAACAAATGGCAAATTTTGATATCGCAAACCAATGGCGAAATACAATTTTATTTATACCATCAGCCTTGTCACAAATAGCACTGCCGATGCTTTCTTCAAATCTGGATGATAAATTGAAATATTCAAATATTTTTTATAAAAGTTTGAAAATAAATATATATTTAGCAACAATTTTGGGGCTAATTTTCATCATTGCATCGCCAATAATTCTTTTTGCTTATGGCAATAAGTATGAAGATGCACTATTTCCATTGATTATAATGTTTGTAACAACCTCTCTAATTGCAATCAATAATGTAATTGGACAAGCAATAGCCAGTCAAAATAAGATGTGGTTTGGATTTAAAGTTAATCTTTTATGGGCTTTAGCTCTTGTCAGTCTCTCATATTTGTTTATAGTCGTATTCAAATATGGAGCTATCGGTATTTCAATGGCATATTTAATAAGTTATATTATACATACTGTCGTACAATTCATATTCATTAAAAAAAAATTATAAATGAAAGTTGCATATTGCATTAGAGCTGACTGGGATTCTCCCACAAATAAAGGAGGAGATACAACTCAACTTCTAAAAACGATGAAGAATGTTATGCGTTATTCTGATGATGTTATGTGTGATGTTTTAACAAATCCGGAAATGTTAGATAATAGTTATGACATAGCTCATATATTTAATTTTGCAACTTTAGATATTTCTACGCGTTTCTTCGATAAAGCAAAATCTGTAAATGTTAAAATTGCATTTTCAACAATATTTTGGGATTATTCGTATGGATATCATATGATTAGTAAGTATTTTGATTTAAATGTGTTTAAAAAAATTGATAGGTTATTGTTTTTAACATTAGGTAAAATGATTAATTTACCTATAGTTCTATCGACAAAATTCAAAAATCAGATTTTAAAATTTCTTGAAGGTTCAGATGTTTTATTGCCTAACTCCATTGAAGAATATTATAAAATTTGTGACTTTGTTGACATAAATCCATCAAAATATATTAATAAGGTTTCAGTAGTATTTAATGCTGCAGATATTAGTGAAAATATTTTTATGGAAAAGAATGAGTTTTTGAAAAAGTATAAATTACCGGATAAACCTTATGTTTTACAAGTTGGAAGAATTCAACTGATCAAAGGGCAGCTAACTACGTTAAAAGCTTTGTATAAAATGGATATTCCTATTGTTTTTGTCGGTTTTGTAGCAGAAGTTGATTACTTTAATAAAATCAAAAAGATTGCACAAAAAAGAGGGAATGTTTATTTTGTAGACTATGTTGAAAATACAGAAGTAAGCAATTTTTATAAACATGCAGCTTTACATATCTTACCTTCATTACGTGAATCTCCAGGATTAGTAAGTTTAGAGGCATTATTAAATGGATGTAAAGTTGTGACATCCAATGATAAATATCTGCCTTTTAATAGTTATTTCAATGATATTGCAACAGCAATTGATCCCGTAGATTTTGTGTCTATTGAAAGAGGTGTTGAGAAAGAACTAAACATGAGTAGAGATTTTGATAAAATTAAAAATTTGATTTTAAATGAATTTAGTTGGAACAAAGTTGGGATTGATACATTTAATGCTTATAAAAAAATATTATGATTTCAGTTTGTTTAGCATGTTATAATGGTGAGTCTTATATAAAAAAGCAAATAGATTCGATATTGCCCCAACTCAATCCTACAGACGAATTACTAATATCTGATGATGGAAGTAGTGACGGGACATTGGAGATTTTAAAACACTATAATGATAAAAGGATCACCATTTATCATAATAGATTTAAAAACCATATAAAGAATTTTGAATTTCTATTAAACAAAGTAGAAGGAGATTTTATATTTTTGTCTGATCAGGATGATATTTGGGTGAATAATAAAGTGGAAATTATGTTAGAGAACTTAAAGAATTTTGATTTGGTTCTTAGTGATTGTACACTTATAAATGGTGAAGACGAAGTGATTGTAGAATCTCTTTTTGGAGATAAAATACCAACGGCTGGTTTTGCAAAAAATTTTTATAAGAATATATATACTGGCTGTTGTATGGCTTTTAATAAGAAAATTAAAAATTTGTCGCTTCCATTTCCAGAGAAGATAAACTCGCATGACATGTGGATAGGAATGGTTTCTGAGCTTAGAGGTAATGTAAAAGTTTTAGATGACAAACTTATACTGTTTAGGAGACATGGTAAAAATTTTTCTGCATCTGTAAGTGATGATACTTTTTTATCTAAGAAAAGTCCTTATTCAATGTTAGATATTTTGAAACATAGAATTTATATGGGTAGTAAATTAATCAAGGTCTTATTTAAACATGATTAAAAAGAATAAAAAAAAATATCTTAATTATTTCTTCTTTATTTTTTTTCTTATTCTTTCTTTGACAAGTTTACCTAGCAAGGAAGAGGGTTCAGGAGGAACTACAATTCACTATTTAATAATTATAGCATTTTTAGTACTGTCCGTTGCTAAATATGGTATTAAATCACTTTTTCTAAAGAAGATAAATTACAATTATATAGATTTGATACCATTATTTTTTTTATCAGTTTGGTTATATGGTGTTTTTGTAGGTTTACTTAATAATGTTCCTGAGAAATATGTATTTAGGAACTTTGGAGGTATGGTTTTTTATTTAATCTTCTATTTTTTTTACATAATAAAATTAAATCTTTTCTCCATAATTAGAAGTGTGATATTCAGTGCTATTATTGGTATACCTATTATTTTCTACATTACTTATTTAGCGCTAACAAGTGGTGATATAAGTGCAGTCGGTGGGGAAAGAGTTGTTTTTTGTTTTTTACAAATGATAATATTCATACCATTTGTTTTAATATTTGGTAATATTTTTTTTCCTATTCAAGACTTAAAAAAAGAATTGATTTTCAAAAATAGTTTAGCTTTATTGATACTTGCAACCTTGTGCTATTTTACAAGTGTTATTATTTCTTTTTCTAAAGGAATGATTCTTGCCTCATTCCTTGTAATGTTTTTGATTTTTGTTTTCAGAGTGTTCAAAGGTTTGAGTTTTAAAATATTTATTCGTATTACGGGAATAGTATTTCTCATTACTTTCCTTTTAATTTACTTCGACCTATTCAGTATTTTACAAGAGCTTTTTAGTAATAAAGAGGTTTCAAATGCCACCCGTTCTATACAGTCTGTATATTTAATAGATGATTTAACTTTTTTTGGAAGAGGGTTAGGAAGTGGTTTAACAAATGTATCTTATACTAGGGCTGATGACGCACCGTATGGTTTTGAACTTACTTATTTAAATCTAATGCACAAATTTGGTTTCATGAGTGTGATTCTTTTTGCGATCTATATATACACATTTATAAAAATATTTAGATTATTTGGCAAATCTGCAATCAGTAATTTCTCTGGACTTCTTTGTTTGGGACTAATGGCATATGTTTTTCCTTCTATAGGAAATCCTTTTTTATTAGCTCCGTTAGCTATAGTTTGCCACTGCTTAACTCTTTATATATTAAAACTTAATGATAATAATCGCTTATCAATAAACTGATTTTCCATGAAAATTTTTAGTATATTATTCATCTTTTCTTCTATTTTATTTTCTGCACAGGAAATAGTAACTTTTAACGATCAATTTACTGGTGAAATTGTAAGTTTCAAAAGAACTTTAATGTGGGAAAATAGAATTCCCATCACGGATAAATTAGTAGATAATATTATATATAAAAAAAATAACGGAAAATATTACAAACGAAATTTTTCAGGACCAATAAACATAAAATGGTTTAATGCCAAGGGTGATGGTGTTACTGATGATACCGAGTTTTTTCTTCATGCAATCAAAACTCTTAAAACATTTAATGGAGGTGTTTTATATATACCTAAAGGTCAGTACAAGATTTCAAAGACTCTAAATGTAGATTTTGATAATTTTTTTATACAAGGAGAAGGATCTAAAAATACCGTTTTATTAATACACCATAATGGTGTAGGAATTAATTATAAGAGTAAAGTTGCGGACTTGTCTACTGCAAGATTCAATCTGTCTAATATTGCACTAGTGAATAAAATAAATAGACAATCAATACCAGCATCAGATATGGTTGGAACTGGCATCTATTGTAAAGAAATGCATTCATCAGATTGGAAAGATGTCTACATTGAAAATTTTTTAGATGCTCTTATCTTAGATGACTCATATCTAAATATAATTATTAATTATTTTGCACAATCTAATTGGAGAGGTATTAAAACTATAGGAGGATCCAATGGCAATACATTTTACAATGGAGCACAAAGAAATTCATCATTAGATCTTCGTGGCATTACCTCTGAAAAGAATTTATTTATTAATATGGATATCGAGCCCGCAAGTAATACTCAGTTTGTTGGTAATAAT
Above is a genomic segment from Chryseobacterium mulctrae containing:
- a CDS encoding oligosaccharide flippase family protein; this encodes MDINAKFKSILSSDINKKIFSHSIWILLGNTISKFTLLVATILMARYLGKSEYGQFGIIKSTILMFAMFAGLELGITATKYISEYRLKDKIKVEKIVGLSNLFAILISITISLLVYLFSKNIAVQINAPNLYKEIQISSFVLFFSSLNGIQNGILAGIEKFKQLSINNAIAGFLSSIFLVIAAKYFGLYVVVIAFGTNFLLLFILNFITLRKCFYSSFNIAIFNKDNFSELEVLWKFSLPAILAGLLVGPVTWYCNYLLVNQQGGYEQMANFDIANQWRNTILFIPSALSQIALPMLSSNLDDKLKYSNIFYKSLKINIYLATILGLIFIIASPIILFAYGNKYEDALFPLIIMFVTTSLIAINNVIGQAIASQNKMWFGFKVNLLWALALVSLSYLFIVVFKYGAIGISMAYLISYIIHTVVQFIFIKKKL
- a CDS encoding glycosyltransferase family 4 protein, producing the protein MKVAYCIRADWDSPTNKGGDTTQLLKTMKNVMRYSDDVMCDVLTNPEMLDNSYDIAHIFNFATLDISTRFFDKAKSVNVKIAFSTIFWDYSYGYHMISKYFDLNVFKKIDRLLFLTLGKMINLPIVLSTKFKNQILKFLEGSDVLLPNSIEEYYKICDFVDINPSKYINKVSVVFNAADISENIFMEKNEFLKKYKLPDKPYVLQVGRIQLIKGQLTTLKALYKMDIPIVFVGFVAEVDYFNKIKKIAQKRGNVYFVDYVENTEVSNFYKHAALHILPSLRESPGLVSLEALLNGCKVVTSNDKYLPFNSYFNDIATAIDPVDFVSIERGVEKELNMSRDFDKIKNLILNEFSWNKVGIDTFNAYKKIL
- a CDS encoding glycosyltransferase family 2 protein, which gives rise to MISVCLACYNGESYIKKQIDSILPQLNPTDELLISDDGSSDGTLEILKHYNDKRITIYHNRFKNHIKNFEFLLNKVEGDFIFLSDQDDIWVNNKVEIMLENLKNFDLVLSDCTLINGEDEVIVESLFGDKIPTAGFAKNFYKNIYTGCCMAFNKKIKNLSLPFPEKINSHDMWIGMVSELRGNVKVLDDKLILFRRHGKNFSASVSDDTFLSKKSPYSMLDILKHRIYMGSKLIKVLFKHD